A single genomic interval of Isorropodon fossajaponicum endosymbiont JTNG4 harbors:
- the prfA gene encoding peptide chain release factor 1, which yields MNASILAKLERLSMRLEEVGAILSDPEVASDVKKFTKLSIEHAQLTPVNQQFQAYLSHQKNLEDAQLILLEDDMDIKAMAKEEILDAKKNLDHLDLELKKSLLPKDPNDSRNIIIEIRAGTGGDEASIFSGDLFKMYSRYTEKQKWQIEVMSASLGEHGGFKEIIARISGVDVYSKLKFESGAHRVQRVPETESQGRVHTSACTVAIMPEVENIEEVNINMSDVRVDTFRASGAGGQHVNKTDSAVRVTHLPTGTVVECQDGRSQHKNKAQALSVLASRILDVQQQEQHKQQASTRKELIGSGDRSQRIRTYNYPQDRITDHRINLTLYKLSEIMEGDLSAIIEPLIVEQQTNQLTELNDDLS from the coding sequence ATGAATGCATCTATCCTTGCCAAATTAGAGCGACTGTCAATGCGCCTTGAAGAAGTGGGTGCTATATTATCTGACCCAGAAGTTGCCAGTGACGTTAAAAAATTCACAAAGCTGTCTATTGAACATGCTCAATTAACCCCAGTTAATCAACAATTTCAGGCCTACCTATCACATCAGAAAAATTTAGAAGATGCGCAATTAATACTACTTGAAGACGACATGGATATAAAAGCCATGGCCAAAGAGGAAATACTTGATGCTAAAAAAAATTTAGACCATCTTGATTTAGAGCTTAAAAAATCTCTCTTGCCAAAAGATCCTAACGATTCTCGAAACATTATCATTGAAATTAGAGCAGGCACAGGTGGCGATGAGGCTAGTATTTTTTCAGGCGATTTGTTTAAAATGTACAGTCGTTACACCGAAAAGCAAAAATGGCAAATAGAAGTCATGAGTGCCAGCCTTGGCGAGCATGGCGGCTTTAAAGAAATTATTGCCCGCATTAGCGGGGTGGATGTTTACTCAAAATTAAAATTTGAATCTGGTGCGCACCGCGTACAACGTGTACCAGAAACTGAAAGTCAAGGTCGAGTACACACTTCGGCATGTACAGTTGCCATCATGCCTGAGGTTGAAAATATTGAAGAAGTTAATATTAATATGAGTGATGTTCGTGTTGATACCTTTAGAGCCAGTGGCGCAGGTGGCCAACATGTTAATAAAACTGATTCTGCTGTACGCGTAACACATCTCCCAACTGGTACCGTGGTTGAATGCCAAGATGGTCGCTCGCAACATAAAAATAAAGCTCAAGCTTTGTCAGTATTGGCATCACGCATTCTTGATGTACAACAACAAGAACAGCACAAACAACAAGCATCAACTCGCAAGGAATTGATAGGTAGTGGCGACCGTTCACAGCGCATTCGTACCTATAATTATCCTCAAGATCGTATTACCGACCACCGCATCAACCTAACCTTATATAAACTTTCAGAAATTATGGAAGGTGATTTAAGTGCAATTATTGAGCCATTAATCGTTGAGCAACAAACCAATCAATTAACAGAATTGAATGATGATCTAAGCTGA
- the hemA gene encoding glutamyl-tRNA reductase: MSRIAILSVNHQLAPVEVREKAAFAPDKLTQALNNLHHIDGIDACIILSTCNRVEIYIASNHKNPKELLSDYLAKTHNIKRGTIDAYLNYFEDNEALTHLCNVATGLDSLVLGEPQILGQLKDAYHIAKEAKTLNKLLEKLFQHAFSTAKKVRTDTQIGASPVSIAYCAVKLSEKIFEQLSEQTVLLIGAGEMIELCAQYLNQKGVKKMIVANRTIENAQKIAHLYQAQSVSLKQFSSIVYKADIIISSTAASVPIIGKGLIESALKKRKHKPIFMLDIAIPRDIEPEVSQLDDVYLYTIDDLEQVVNDNIGNREKEKGLAQEIIIKQNQVFNQWLNTMPNEQMVQSYQFGANSIKDELLEKAIEQLKNGADSEDIIRKLADQLVNKLLHLPFKNIKQTSIENLSQCEGCIPPIKK, encoded by the coding sequence ATGTCGCGAATTGCAATTTTAAGTGTTAATCACCAGCTCGCGCCTGTTGAAGTGCGAGAAAAAGCTGCTTTTGCACCAGATAAATTAACTCAAGCACTTAATAATCTTCATCATATTGACGGTATTGATGCCTGCATTATTCTTTCTACTTGTAATCGCGTAGAAATTTACATCGCTTCTAATCATAAAAACCCTAAAGAGCTGTTGAGTGATTATCTTGCCAAAACACACAATATTAAACGCGGTACAATCGATGCTTACTTAAATTATTTTGAAGACAATGAAGCGCTTACACACTTGTGCAACGTCGCTACAGGTCTTGATTCATTAGTACTGGGCGAACCACAAATTCTAGGCCAATTAAAAGATGCCTACCACATAGCAAAAGAAGCCAAAACCCTGAATAAGCTATTAGAAAAGCTATTCCAACATGCATTTTCAACTGCTAAGAAAGTACGTACCGATACTCAAATCGGTGCTTCACCCGTCTCAATTGCCTATTGTGCAGTTAAACTTAGTGAAAAGATTTTTGAGCAGTTATCCGAACAAACTGTTTTACTCATCGGCGCAGGAGAGATGATTGAACTATGTGCACAATATCTTAACCAGAAAGGAGTTAAGAAGATGATTGTTGCCAATAGAACCATTGAAAATGCACAAAAAATTGCCCATTTATATCAGGCACAATCTGTCAGTTTAAAACAATTTTCATCCATTGTGTACAAAGCAGATATTATCATTTCTTCAACAGCAGCTTCAGTGCCCATTATCGGTAAAGGCTTAATTGAAAGTGCTTTAAAAAAGCGCAAACACAAACCAATATTTATGCTTGATATCGCCATTCCTAGGGATATTGAGCCTGAGGTGAGTCAATTAGATGATGTGTATTTATACACCATTGATGATTTAGAACAAGTGGTTAATGATAATATTGGCAATAGAGAAAAAGAAAAAGGCTTGGCACAAGAAATCATCATTAAACAAAATCAAGTCTTTAATCAGTGGCTGAATACTATGCCTAATGAGCAAATGGTACAATCTTACCAGTTTGGTGCAAACTCAATTAAAGACGAACTATTAGAAAAAGCCATCGAACAACTAAAAAATGGTGCTGATTCTGAAGATATTATTCGCAAGCTTGCTGATCAATTAGTCAACAAACTATTACATTTACCCTTTAAAAATATCAAACAAACTTCCATTGAAAATTTATCCCAATGTGAAGGTTGTATACCGCCTATTAAAAAATAA
- a CDS encoding lipoprotein insertase outer membrane protein LolB has product MKRIIMTCFALFLSGCSTLNTQPTKLAHQQILPSVWEVYGRLSVSVNSDTKTSDFEVSFDHHDYKLILSTAFGFGQILIEFNQQKLLVNDGLINLTFNQWMMSEMGWYLPIDILAKILFKNEINSTHHHWQIEISRYQLIDGIQYPKVIRFNHLSKPIKIKLLINEVNQLK; this is encoded by the coding sequence ATGAAACGAATAATAATGACGTGTTTTGCTTTGTTTTTATCAGGCTGCTCAACACTTAACACTCAGCCTACAAAGTTAGCACATCAACAAATTTTGCCGAGTGTTTGGGAAGTATATGGTAGGTTAAGTGTAAGTGTTAATAGTGATACAAAAACATCAGACTTTGAGGTGAGTTTTGACCATCATGACTATAAACTTATATTAAGCACAGCTTTTGGCTTTGGTCAAATTTTGATTGAGTTTAATCAGCAAAAGCTGTTGGTTAATGATGGGTTAATCAATCTAACTTTTAATCAATGGATGATGAGTGAGATGGGATGGTACTTGCCTATTGATATTTTGGCAAAGATATTGTTTAAAAATGAGATAAATAGCACCCACCACCATTGGCAGATTGAAATTAGTCGTTATCAATTGATTGACGGCATTCAATATCCAAAAGTGATTCGTTTTAATCATCTGAGCAAGCCCATCAAAATCAAACTACTGATTAATGAAGTTAATCAGTTAAAATAG
- the ruvB gene encoding Holliday junction branch migration DNA helicase RuvB encodes MIEEDSLVGGQDQGNEDLVMTSVRPDSLESYIGQDDVKSQMALFIKAAKKRKDALDHCLIYGPPGLGKTTLANVIANQMSTGIKQTSGPVLERSGDLAAILTKLEPYDILFIDEIHRLNPVVEEILYPALEDFKLDIMVGEGVAAHSVQLELPPFTLIGATTRAGMLTSPLRDRFGIVQRLQFYNVKDLKTIVERSAGILGIQIESKGALEIAKRSRGTPRIANRLLRRVRDFADIKTNSIIHQAIAKEALTTLKVDEVGLEQLDRDYLSIMMNKFSGGPVGLDTLATAISEERGTLEDMVEPYLIQQGFIMRTPRGRSATDLAYAHLGLANSSKANDLFNQ; translated from the coding sequence ATGATAGAAGAAGACTCTTTAGTAGGCGGGCAAGACCAAGGTAATGAAGACTTGGTGATGACTTCAGTGCGTCCAGATTCTTTAGAGAGTTATATTGGGCAAGACGATGTTAAGTCACAAATGGCATTGTTTATTAAAGCGGCAAAAAAACGCAAGGATGCACTAGATCACTGTTTAATTTATGGTCCTCCTGGTTTGGGTAAAACCACATTGGCAAATGTGATTGCTAATCAAATGTCTACAGGTATTAAGCAAACCTCTGGTCCGGTATTGGAGCGTTCAGGAGATTTGGCAGCAATTTTGACTAAACTTGAACCGTATGATATTTTATTTATCGATGAAATTCATCGTCTTAATCCTGTGGTTGAGGAAATCCTCTACCCGGCTTTAGAAGATTTTAAATTAGATATTATGGTGGGCGAAGGTGTGGCTGCGCATTCTGTGCAGCTTGAACTACCACCTTTTACGTTAATTGGTGCTACTACTCGTGCTGGCATGCTAACCTCACCACTTAGAGACCGTTTTGGCATTGTCCAACGTTTGCAGTTTTACAATGTTAAAGATTTAAAAACCATTGTTGAGCGTTCGGCGGGTATTTTAGGCATTCAAATTGAATCAAAAGGTGCGCTAGAAATTGCCAAGCGCTCTCGTGGCACGCCTAGAATTGCCAATCGTTTATTGCGTCGCGTTCGTGATTTTGCTGATATCAAGACCAATAGTATAATTCATCAAGCCATTGCCAAAGAAGCACTAACAACACTTAAAGTAGATGAGGTAGGGCTTGAGCAATTAGACCGTGATTATCTTTCTATTATGATGAATAAATTTTCTGGCGGTCCTGTAGGCTTGGACACACTGGCAACTGCTATTAGCGAAGAACGTGGCACCTTAGAAGATATGGTAGAGCCGTATTTGATTCAACAAGGTTTTATTATGCGTACGCCACGTGGGCGTAGCGCTACAGACTTGGCTTATGCACATTTAGGCTTGGCTAATAGCTCAAAAGCGAATGATCTATTTAATCAATGA
- a CDS encoding acyl-CoA thioesterase: MHHQAIIFAVKSLSAEYLFPAKFNDLLTVHTEIEKSWHASLVFSQKIMGLEQNKVLFKAQITVACLDAISFKSCVIPSAILEKING; encoded by the coding sequence ATGCATCATCAAGCAATTATTTTTGCTGTTAAATCACTAAGTGCCGAGTATTTGTTTCCAGCCAAATTTAATGATTTATTAACCGTTCATACCGAAATAGAAAAATCATGGCACGCCAGTCTAGTTTTTTCACAAAAAATAATGGGCTTAGAGCAAAATAAGGTATTATTTAAAGCACAAATAACCGTGGCTTGTTTGGATGCAATTAGTTTTAAATCTTGCGTTATTCCCAGTGCAATTTTGGAGAAAATAAATGGATAA
- the tolQ gene encoding protein TolQ, whose product MDNSLSIFSLILSAGFVVQVMMFILVLMSIYSWTLILSKKKILIDTNKDIKLFHQKFSANVDLEKLAHQTLQKATNQSSMERIFSTGYQELTYTISNSNQALIIDAERAYRVMNTTANNEVDRLDSGLSILAMIASSSPYIGLFGTVWGIMHSFIGLASVKQATIAIVAPGIAEALIATAFGLFAAIPATIAYNRLISQVGSINNKYTAFVEQLFVMFQRQK is encoded by the coding sequence ATGGATAACAGTTTATCAATTTTTAGCTTAATTCTTAGTGCCGGTTTTGTGGTGCAAGTGATGATGTTTATTTTGGTATTGATGAGCATTTATTCTTGGACACTTATCTTGTCAAAAAAGAAAATCCTGATTGATACTAACAAGGATATTAAATTATTTCATCAAAAATTTTCAGCTAATGTTGATTTAGAAAAATTAGCACACCAAACACTTCAAAAAGCCACTAATCAAAGTTCAATGGAACGTATTTTTAGCACAGGCTATCAAGAGCTTACTTACACTATCTCAAATTCTAACCAGGCATTAATAATAGATGCTGAGCGCGCTTATCGCGTTATGAATACTACAGCTAATAACGAAGTTGACCGCTTAGATAGCGGCTTGAGCATTCTAGCTATGATTGCCTCGTCCAGCCCGTATATTGGCTTATTTGGTACGGTTTGGGGAATTATGCACTCGTTTATTGGCTTGGCATCAGTTAAGCAAGCAACCATCGCTATTGTTGCTCCTGGTATTGCCGAGGCACTTATTGCAACGGCATTTGGCTTGTTTGCTGCTATTCCTGCTACCATTGCCTACAATCGTTTAATTTCCCAAGTGGGGTCAATTAACAATAAATATACAGCCTTTGTTGAGCAATTGTTTGTTATGTTCCAAAGACAAAAATAG
- the tolR gene encoding protein TolR has translation MIELPKRHRPVIDAQINIVPYIDVMLVLLVIFMMTTPIIEQGIEVDLPSAEAKMVDFTQQQPTIITIDKQGKYFINSLNEDNSDVAKGEKLPLGIIAGRVSARLEIYPQMKVFVRGDKQVAYGSVVSLMSFLQKNGVDKIGIVTESPGAK, from the coding sequence ATGATTGAATTACCAAAACGCCACAGACCTGTCATAGATGCACAAATTAATATTGTGCCATATATTGATGTGATGTTAGTGCTGTTGGTAATTTTTATGATGACCACGCCTATTATTGAGCAAGGTATTGAGGTTGATTTACCTTCCGCTGAGGCAAAAATGGTAGATTTCACGCAACAACAGCCTACAATCATTACCATTGATAAGCAAGGTAAATATTTCATCAATTCACTTAATGAGGATAATTCTGATGTTGCCAAAGGTGAAAAATTGCCATTAGGTATTATTGCAGGGCGCGTTAGTGCTCGGCTTGAAATCTATCCACAAATGAAAGTGTTTGTTCGTGGTGATAAACAAGTGGCTTACGGCTCTGTTGTATCTTTGATGTCTTTTTTACAAAAAAATGGGGTTGATAAGATTGGTATTGTGACTGAATCCCCAGGTGCAAAATAA
- a CDS encoding cell envelope integrity protein TolA encodes MNIDFLKRIKLPKIARQHPFAFWVAIVLHVGLVIGLLFSNVQRWEIPKQTAKSSVTPKAVTIDLTEIKKEKQRLINIKQKREKRLEALQRAEKKVENERYKEQQHLKKLKAKVKQEKKAKTTAERKRKEAESKSKQALKKKKLAEKKALEAEKKKQAIEKLRQVEAKKFKKEQDNRSLKKEIQAEEDQDRQLAQEDILNELKLNYINQIASRIKEKWRYQSAKDSWGCDVEILQDLNGQVKSVNLKSCNVDNSAKAQSFKDSIERAVYKASPLPDAPDKSVFDAQVLFHFKVN; translated from the coding sequence ATGAACATTGATTTTTTAAAAAGAATTAAACTGCCTAAAATTGCCAGGCAACACCCTTTTGCTTTTTGGGTGGCAATTGTGCTTCATGTTGGGTTGGTTATTGGCTTGTTATTTTCAAATGTTCAACGTTGGGAAATTCCAAAACAGACTGCCAAATCAAGCGTGACACCTAAAGCAGTGACGATTGATTTAACTGAAATTAAAAAAGAAAAACAACGATTAATCAATATTAAGCAAAAGCGAGAAAAGCGCCTTGAAGCGTTACAACGCGCAGAAAAAAAAGTTGAGAATGAGCGTTACAAAGAACAGCAGCATTTGAAAAAACTCAAAGCAAAAGTTAAACAAGAGAAAAAAGCCAAAACCACTGCTGAAAGAAAAAGAAAAGAGGCCGAGAGTAAAAGTAAGCAAGCCTTAAAGAAAAAGAAATTGGCTGAGAAAAAAGCCCTTGAAGCTGAAAAGAAAAAACAAGCAATTGAAAAGTTACGTCAAGTTGAAGCTAAAAAATTCAAAAAAGAACAAGATAATCGTTCATTGAAAAAAGAGATTCAGGCTGAAGAAGACCAGGATAGACAACTGGCTCAAGAGGATATTTTAAATGAACTAAAGCTTAACTATATCAATCAAATTGCCTCAAGAATAAAAGAAAAGTGGCGTTATCAAAGCGCGAAAGATAGTTGGGGTTGTGACGTTGAAATTTTGCAAGATTTGAATGGGCAGGTAAAAAGCGTCAATCTTAAATCTTGTAATGTTGATAATAGTGCTAAGGCGCAATCATTTAAAGACTCAATTGAGCGCGCTGTTTATAAAGCGTCGCCATTACCAGATGCGCCTGATAAGAGTGTATTTGATGCGCAAGTCTTGTTTCACTTTAAGGTCAATTAA
- a CDS encoding antitoxin Xre/MbcA/ParS toxin-binding domain-containing protein, with translation MDISKLDDKTQSKLTFQLSQILENWHLEDVEQLKLLGLDGLIKPRHLYLYRRSDKSFDFDEQLAKRTEMILGISESLGTTFPTNKEYGAIWLKRSVKNFKHKTPLELMLSGDTGMLRVWHFLDCTQGWKN, from the coding sequence ATGGATATTTCCAAGTTAGATGACAAGACTCAGTCAAAGCTTACTTTTCAGTTGTCTCAAATCTTAGAAAATTGGCATTTAGAAGATGTTGAGCAACTTAAATTATTAGGCTTAGACGGGCTTATTAAGCCTAGACATTTGTACCTATACAGGCGTTCAGATAAGTCGTTTGATTTTGATGAGCAATTAGCAAAACGCACTGAAATGATTTTAGGAATTAGTGAGTCTTTGGGTACAACTTTTCCAACCAATAAAGAATATGGGGCAATTTGGCTTAAGCGTTCAGTTAAAAATTTTAAGCATAAAACACCACTGGAACTTATGTTAAGTGGCGATACTGGTATGCTGCGCGTTTGGCATTTTTTGGATTGCACACAAGGGTGGAAAAATTGA
- the minC gene encoding septum site-determining protein MinC, whose translation MNKIEIKAQTETLYTLKVHANDTDTLAQEISTLSCDNGQKFQHAPVILQIEDKNLSANELAVLVEILTQNDMVVVGIRSDKQELIDFAKFSGMAVFGKPIKPKKTKSSQEKTTKTTPNSHQNKVYQAPKVVADEVNSFEQVIAKDSNLVLLNDVKSGAEIMSFGNISAYKEAQGSLFAGINGDEKATIFIQSFNAQLISIAGIYKRFDTVPSKLYAHRVMIDLLAGKLRFQVI comes from the coding sequence TTGAATAAAATTGAGATTAAGGCTCAAACTGAGACACTTTATACACTCAAAGTACACGCCAATGATACCGATACATTGGCACAAGAAATTAGTACTTTGAGTTGTGATAATGGACAAAAATTTCAGCATGCACCTGTTATTCTTCAAATTGAAGATAAAAACTTATCTGCAAATGAATTGGCAGTGTTGGTTGAAATTTTGACGCAAAATGATATGGTGGTAGTAGGAATTCGCTCAGACAAGCAAGAGTTGATTGATTTTGCTAAGTTTTCTGGTATGGCTGTATTTGGTAAGCCGATCAAGCCCAAAAAAACCAAGTCAAGCCAAGAAAAAACAACTAAAACCACGCCAAATTCACACCAGAATAAAGTCTATCAAGCGCCTAAAGTTGTGGCTGATGAAGTGAATTCATTTGAACAAGTTATTGCAAAAGACAGCAACTTGGTTCTTTTGAATGACGTTAAATCGGGTGCTGAAATTATGTCATTTGGCAATATTTCAGCTTACAAAGAAGCGCAAGGGTCTTTGTTTGCTGGCATTAATGGTGATGAAAAAGCCACTATTTTTATTCAGTCTTTCAATGCGCAATTAATCTCCATTGCTGGTATTTATAAGCGATTTGATACTGTGCCAAGCAAATTATATGCACATCGGGTAATGATTGATTTATTGGCTGGCAAGCTAAGATTTCAAGTTATTTAA
- the glyS gene encoding glycine--tRNA ligase subunit beta, which yields MNAQDFLLELGCEELPPKRLQQLSNALTHNLTTELDKLKLSYSSVESFATPRRLAVLVSNLQLQQNDQTIERKGPSISAPDQAIEGFAKSCGVIKNALAQKAFSKAQYYFFTKQQKGLKTIDLLESIVDIAIQNIPIAKPMRWSNLDTYFVRPTHWLIMILGSDIVPASIMGLISGNTTRGLRFTGERIFDITCAKDYQKTLLEKAQIEVDFNTRKEMIRKQVIQVAKNNNATAVIDESLLDEVCALVEYPRAFSGSFSSKFLDVPEEALISAMKLHQKYFHMLDTDGNLIPAFISVANIESSDLSVIIDGNERVIRPRLADSEFFWEQDKSTTLKSRIPKLDSVLFMDGLGSMGEKARRIKILSGDIADIIGANTKHSKRAGLLSKTDLITDMVGEFADLQGVMGGYYALNDGEDLVVASAISEHYHPRFSGDTLPSTKEGLCVAIADKVDSIVGIYGIGHKPTGSKDPYALKRAGLGLLRMIIESELDLDLFDLIDKSAKLYEKDKFKEGIIDEINNFISERLSAYYQDKGIDKSVVKAAQNRSKSNKNRVYDLHLRIQALHNFVQNENLKSLVEAYKRISNILFKDISSKDTADGGYMIKPKLSIARVGEDIEFINKFDTNLLNAHTEFNKKMKINGQNYLFIMDALLELKPAIDDFFDNVMVLDDDLELREKRVGLLMAVNGSFSSIADFSYLSK from the coding sequence ATGAATGCACAAGATTTTTTATTAGAGCTCGGATGTGAAGAACTTCCACCAAAACGCTTGCAGCAATTATCCAATGCACTTACGCACAATTTAACCACTGAACTTGATAAACTTAAATTGTCTTATTCAAGCGTTGAGTCTTTTGCCACGCCTCGTCGTTTAGCAGTATTAGTTAGCAATCTTCAACTGCAACAAAACGATCAAACTATTGAGCGTAAAGGTCCATCAATTAGTGCACCTGACCAAGCTATTGAAGGTTTTGCTAAATCTTGTGGTGTGATTAAGAATGCATTAGCGCAAAAAGCATTTAGCAAGGCGCAATATTATTTTTTTACCAAGCAACAAAAAGGCCTAAAAACAATAGATTTACTTGAATCTATTGTTGATATTGCTATTCAAAATATCCCTATTGCCAAGCCTATGCGTTGGAGCAATTTAGATACATATTTTGTACGCCCAACGCATTGGCTGATTATGATACTAGGTTCTGATATTGTACCAGCTTCAATTATGGGTCTGATTTCTGGCAATACAACCAGAGGTTTGCGTTTTACGGGTGAACGCATATTTGATATTACTTGTGCCAAAGATTATCAAAAAACCCTTCTTGAAAAAGCGCAAATTGAAGTTGACTTCAATACACGCAAAGAAATGATTCGAAAGCAAGTGATTCAGGTGGCGAAAAATAACAACGCCACAGCAGTTATTGATGAATCTTTGCTTGATGAAGTTTGTGCATTGGTTGAATATCCACGTGCATTCTCGGGTAGTTTTTCGTCTAAATTCTTAGATGTGCCGGAAGAGGCACTTATTTCTGCAATGAAGTTGCATCAAAAGTATTTTCATATGCTAGATACGGATGGCAATTTGATACCAGCATTTATTTCAGTTGCCAACATTGAATCTAGTGATTTATCAGTTATTATTGATGGTAATGAGCGTGTAATTCGTCCACGTTTGGCTGATTCAGAGTTTTTCTGGGAGCAAGATAAATCAACTACTTTAAAATCTAGAATTCCAAAATTAGATAGCGTGTTATTCATGGATGGACTTGGTTCAATGGGAGAGAAGGCCAGACGCATTAAAATATTATCGGGCGACATTGCTGATATTATTGGTGCAAATACAAAACACAGTAAACGCGCAGGGCTACTATCGAAAACGGATTTAATCACTGATATGGTGGGTGAGTTTGCTGACCTACAAGGAGTGATGGGTGGGTATTACGCCCTTAATGATGGCGAAGATCTGGTAGTTGCAAGTGCTATCAGTGAGCATTACCATCCAAGATTTTCAGGCGATACATTGCCCTCTACAAAAGAGGGTTTATGTGTTGCAATTGCCGATAAAGTTGATAGTATTGTGGGTATTTACGGTATTGGACATAAACCCACTGGTTCAAAAGACCCTTATGCGCTCAAGCGAGCAGGGTTGGGCTTATTGCGGATGATAATTGAGTCAGAATTAGACTTGGACTTATTTGATTTGATTGACAAATCAGCTAAATTATACGAAAAAGACAAATTTAAAGAAGGTATTATAGATGAAATTAATAATTTTATATCTGAGCGTTTAAGTGCTTATTATCAAGATAAAGGCATTGATAAATCAGTTGTAAAAGCAGCTCAGAATAGATCTAAGAGTAACAAAAATCGTGTGTATGACTTGCACTTACGCATTCAAGCTTTGCACAATTTTGTGCAAAATGAAAATTTAAAAAGCTTGGTTGAAGCTTACAAACGCATTAGCAATATATTATTTAAAGATATTAGTTCTAAAGATACGGCTGATGGTGGATATATGATTAAACCTAAACTATCTATAGCTAGAGTTGGTGAAGATATAGAATTTATCAATAAATTTGATACAAATCTTTTAAATGCACACACAGAATTTAATAAAAAAATGAAGATAAATGGACAAAATTATTTATTTATCATGGATGCTCTTTTAGAATTAAAACCTGCTATTGATGATTTTTTTGATAATGTTATGGTACTTGATGATGATTTAGAGCTTAGAGAGAAAAGAGTTGGTTTGCTCATGGCAGTGAATGGCTCATTTAGCTCTATTGCTGATTTCTCATATTTGTCAAAATAA
- the dtd gene encoding D-aminoacyl-tRNA deacylase: MKALIQRVSNAKVEVDGEVTGEIKQGILVFLGFEKADEKPQVDKMIKKLLTYRVFSDKQDKMNLSVKEVLGGVLVVSQFTLAADTNSGTRAGFSTAKPPEQAKVLFDYFLTQMRVDYHKVASGVFGADMQVFLTNDGPVTFLLSC, from the coding sequence ATGAAAGCCTTAATCCAGCGTGTTTCTAATGCCAAAGTTGAAGTAGATGGCGAGGTTACAGGCGAAATTAAGCAAGGGATTCTGGTTTTTTTAGGGTTTGAGAAAGCAGACGAAAAACCACAAGTTGATAAAATGATTAAGAAGTTATTGACTTATCGAGTATTTTCTGATAAGCAAGATAAAATGAATTTATCAGTTAAAGAGGTATTGGGCGGCGTATTGGTTGTTTCTCAATTTACCTTAGCAGCTGATACCAACTCAGGCACAAGAGCTGGTTTTTCTACTGCCAAACCACCAGAACAAGCCAAAGTGTTGTTTGATTATTTTTTGACCCAAATGAGGGTTGATTATCATAAGGTTGCCAGTGGTGTTTTTGGTGCTGATATGCAAGTATTTTTAACTAATGATGGACCTGTGACATTTTTATTATCATGTTAG
- a CDS encoding PGPGW domain-containing protein, whose amino-acid sequence MALLSQFEDVLMMIGIVSGVVFVISLLLMPYLLGLIPSNYFLKNPEKQLKINKPFGLIKLILKTLIGFILLVAGIIMLVTPGQGLISILLGLFLMEFPGKRQLELKLINHQPTFKTLNWLRSKANKPPFKR is encoded by the coding sequence ATGGCACTTTTAAGTCAATTTGAAGACGTGCTAATGATGATTGGTATCGTTTCTGGCGTGGTCTTTGTCATTAGTTTATTATTAATGCCTTATTTATTAGGATTAATTCCATCCAATTATTTTCTAAAAAACCCAGAAAAACAATTAAAAATAAACAAGCCCTTTGGCCTAATCAAATTGATACTTAAAACACTGATTGGTTTTATATTGCTGGTTGCCGGTATTATTATGCTGGTAACGCCAGGTCAAGGATTGATATCAATTTTATTAGGTTTGTTTTTAATGGAATTTCCAGGCAAGCGACAATTAGAGCTTAAATTAATCAATCACCAGCCGACTTTTAAAACACTCAACTGGCTGCGCTCTAAAGCTAACAAACCTCCATTTAAGCGATAA